The following proteins are co-located in the Corynebacterium kalinowskii genome:
- the dnaE gene encoding DNA polymerase III subunit alpha, translating to MGNSSFVHLHNHTEYSMLDGMAKIDMLADEVVRQGMPAVGITDHGNMYGSDAFYRKMTEVGVKPIIGIEAYLAPESRFNKQRIRWGEPHQKSDDVSASGAYLHQTMVAENVEGLRNLFYLSSMASYEGQLGKWPRMDAEIIAERASGIIATTGCPSGDVQTRLRLGQFNEALEAAAMWQDIYGKDNYFLELMDHGLDIENRVRSELLEIGRKLDLPPLVTNDCHYVLESQAQAHEAMLCVQTGKTLHDEDRFKFDGSGYYIKTAADMRATWDHTVPSACDNTLLIAERVEDYGEIWVEHTHDRMPIADVPEGETPTSWLYKEVMRGLQERFPGKEVPQEYIDRAKYEIDVIDMKGYPSYFLIVAELIKHARSVGIRVGPGRGSAAGALVAYALTITNIDPIEHDLLFERFLNPERPSAPDIDIDFEDRRREEMINYATERWGEDKIAQVITFGTVKTKQALKDSARVQFGQAGYQIADRITKALPPAIMAKDIPLSGITDPDHPRFGEAGEVRSLIETDPDVKKIYDTARGLEGVVRQAGVHACAVIMASVPLLDCIPMWKRQQDGALITGWPYPACEAIGLLKMDFLGLRNLTVIGDALENIKLNRGIDLDLEGLSTEDEETYKLLARGDTLGVFQLDGGGMRELLKRMEPTGFDDIVAALALYRPGPMGVNAHLDYADRKNGRQAIKPIHPELEEPLKEILGDTYGLIVYQEQIMRISQKVANYTAGQADGFRKAMGKKKPEVLAKEFVAFEAGMKSNGFSSEAIKALWDTIEPFAAYAFNKSHAAGYGLVSFWTGYLKANYTAEYMAALLTSVSDKKDKSAIYLADCRHLGIKVMPPDVNESVLDFVAVGKDIRFGLGAVRNVGEDVVESIVTSRKEKGHFKDFSDYLDKIDTVPCNKRVTESLIKAGAFDSLGHPRKGLMLIHEDAVDSVITTKKAADKGQFDLFAGFGGGEDEAVENFFAVQVPEENWERKHELALEREMLGLYVSGHPLDGYEEALAEQTDTALTTILGGELRHGAEVIIGGIISAVDKRYSKKDGSPWAIVTVEDHNGASVELLVFNKVYALEATKLVEDNIILAKAHISIRDDRMSLFCDALQTPELGIGGGAGLPLRLVMRTDQCTMENITRLKEVLKSNAGESDVYLKLVDGENSTMMVLGEHLRVNRSGNLMGDLKATMGPGILG from the coding sequence ATGGGCAATTCTTCCTTCGTTCATCTGCATAATCACACTGAGTATTCGATGCTCGATGGAATGGCAAAGATCGACATGCTTGCCGACGAAGTCGTCCGCCAAGGCATGCCCGCCGTCGGCATCACGGACCACGGCAACATGTACGGCTCGGATGCTTTTTACCGGAAGATGACCGAGGTGGGAGTCAAACCCATCATCGGCATTGAGGCCTACCTCGCTCCAGAATCTCGCTTCAACAAACAGCGCATCCGGTGGGGCGAACCACACCAAAAGTCTGATGACGTCTCGGCATCTGGTGCGTACCTGCACCAGACCATGGTTGCTGAAAATGTCGAAGGCCTGCGCAATCTCTTCTACCTGTCGTCGATGGCTTCCTATGAAGGCCAACTGGGTAAATGGCCACGCATGGATGCCGAAATCATTGCTGAGCGTGCTTCGGGCATCATTGCGACCACTGGCTGTCCGTCCGGTGACGTGCAGACCCGCCTGCGCCTGGGCCAGTTCAATGAGGCCCTGGAAGCCGCTGCGATGTGGCAGGACATTTATGGCAAGGACAATTACTTCCTTGAGTTGATGGACCACGGCCTGGACATCGAAAACCGGGTGCGCTCCGAGCTGTTGGAGATCGGCCGCAAACTGGATCTGCCACCACTGGTCACCAATGACTGCCACTATGTGCTGGAATCTCAGGCGCAGGCTCATGAGGCAATGCTGTGTGTGCAGACGGGTAAGACGCTGCACGACGAAGACCGCTTCAAGTTCGACGGCAGCGGCTACTACATCAAGACCGCAGCCGATATGCGCGCCACCTGGGACCACACGGTGCCGAGCGCGTGTGATAACACCCTGCTCATTGCTGAGCGCGTAGAGGACTACGGGGAAATCTGGGTCGAACACACCCACGATCGCATGCCTATCGCCGACGTCCCAGAAGGGGAGACCCCGACTTCCTGGCTGTACAAGGAAGTCATGCGCGGTCTGCAGGAGCGCTTCCCTGGTAAGGAAGTGCCGCAGGAGTACATCGATCGTGCGAAGTACGAAATCGACGTCATTGATATGAAGGGCTACCCGTCCTACTTCCTCATCGTGGCCGAGCTGATCAAGCATGCCCGCTCCGTTGGCATTCGTGTGGGGCCGGGCCGTGGTTCGGCAGCTGGTGCACTCGTGGCTTATGCGCTGACCATCACCAACATCGACCCGATCGAGCACGATTTGCTGTTTGAGCGCTTTCTCAACCCGGAGCGTCCGTCCGCACCCGATATCGATATCGACTTCGAAGACCGTCGTCGCGAAGAAATGATCAACTACGCCACCGAGCGTTGGGGCGAGGACAAGATCGCCCAGGTGATTACCTTCGGCACGGTGAAGACTAAGCAGGCATTGAAGGACTCCGCCCGCGTGCAGTTCGGCCAAGCTGGCTACCAAATTGCCGACCGCATTACCAAGGCGCTACCTCCGGCCATCATGGCTAAGGACATTCCATTGTCGGGTATCACGGATCCCGATCATCCGCGATTTGGTGAGGCCGGCGAAGTACGCAGCCTTATCGAGACCGACCCTGACGTAAAGAAGATTTATGACACGGCCCGAGGCCTCGAAGGCGTCGTCAGGCAGGCAGGCGTGCACGCCTGTGCCGTGATCATGGCGTCGGTGCCTTTGCTCGACTGCATCCCAATGTGGAAACGCCAACAAGACGGCGCGCTCATCACCGGCTGGCCATACCCGGCGTGTGAGGCCATCGGCCTGCTGAAGATGGACTTCCTGGGCCTGCGCAACCTCACCGTGATCGGTGATGCGCTGGAAAACATCAAGCTCAATCGTGGTATCGACCTCGACCTCGAAGGTTTGTCCACCGAAGACGAAGAAACCTACAAACTGCTCGCTCGTGGCGACACCCTGGGCGTGTTCCAGCTTGATGGTGGCGGTATGCGCGAGCTGCTCAAGCGTATGGAGCCGACTGGGTTCGACGACATCGTCGCCGCTTTGGCCCTGTATCGCCCGGGCCCGATGGGGGTGAACGCCCACCTGGATTACGCTGACCGCAAGAATGGTCGCCAGGCCATCAAGCCGATTCACCCGGAGCTGGAAGAGCCGCTGAAGGAGATCCTCGGCGATACCTATGGTCTGATCGTGTATCAGGAGCAGATCATGCGTATCTCGCAGAAGGTCGCAAACTACACTGCTGGCCAAGCAGACGGCTTCCGTAAAGCCATGGGTAAGAAGAAGCCGGAGGTGCTCGCCAAGGAATTCGTTGCCTTCGAAGCCGGAATGAAGTCCAATGGATTTTCCTCCGAAGCTATCAAGGCGCTGTGGGACACCATTGAGCCATTCGCTGCGTACGCGTTCAATAAGTCTCACGCCGCAGGCTACGGGCTGGTGTCATTCTGGACTGGCTACCTCAAGGCCAACTACACCGCAGAATACATGGCAGCATTGCTCACCTCGGTCTCTGACAAGAAGGATAAGTCTGCCATCTACCTTGCTGACTGCCGACACCTGGGCATTAAGGTTATGCCACCAGATGTCAACGAGTCTGTGCTCGACTTCGTGGCCGTAGGCAAGGACATCCGCTTCGGCCTTGGCGCCGTGCGCAACGTAGGCGAGGACGTAGTGGAGTCCATCGTCACATCTCGAAAGGAGAAGGGACACTTCAAGGACTTCTCCGACTACCTGGACAAGATTGACACGGTGCCGTGCAACAAGCGCGTCACTGAATCCCTCATCAAAGCAGGTGCCTTCGACTCCTTGGGCCACCCGCGCAAGGGACTCATGCTGATCCACGAAGACGCCGTCGATTCCGTCATCACCACCAAGAAAGCCGCCGACAAGGGGCAGTTCGACCTCTTCGCAGGATTCGGCGGTGGCGAGGACGAAGCCGTGGAGAACTTCTTCGCCGTCCAAGTGCCCGAAGAGAACTGGGAACGCAAGCACGAACTAGCCCTCGAACGCGAAATGCTCGGACTTTACGTCTCCGGGCACCCACTCGACGGCTATGAAGAAGCGCTCGCAGAGCAAACCGACACCGCGCTCACCACGATCCTCGGCGGAGAGCTGCGACACGGGGCCGAGGTGATTATTGGTGGCATTATCTCGGCCGTCGATAAGCGCTACAGCAAGAAGGACGGCTCGCCGTGGGCGATCGTCACGGTGGAAGACCACAACGGCGCGTCCGTGGAATTGCTCGTGTTTAACAAGGTCTACGCGCTCGAGGCGACGAAGCTGGTGGAGGACAATATCATCCTCGCTAAGGCGCACATCTCGATCCGCGACGACCGCATGAGTTTGTTCTGCGATGCGTTGCAGACCCCTGAGCTGGGCATCGGCGGTGGCGCTGGGCTGCCGCTTCGCCTGGTGATGCGGACCGATCAGTGCACGATGGAAAACATCACGCGGCTGAAGGAAGTGCTCAAGTCCAATGCCGGTGAGTCTGACGTGTATCTCAAACTCGTCGATGGGGAGAACTCCACCATGATGGTGCTCGGTGAACACCTGCGTGTGAACCGCTCTGGCAACCTCATGGGTGATTTGAAGGCGACGATGGGGCCAGGGATTCTGGGGTAG
- the ilvA gene encoding threonine ammonia-lyase IlvA gives MTDHEKLENKAQPAEISAIRAADIQLAQARISTVIAPTPLQFCPRLSEATGAQVYLKREDLQDVRSYKIRGAYNNIVQLDEQQRAAGIVAASAGNHAQGVAYACNALGIKGRIYVPESTPKQKLSRILVHGKEWVELKLAGANFDEASAAAHEDAERTGATMVEPFDARDTIIGQGTVAAEILSQLSATGKHPDAVVVPVGGGGLLAGVLSYLHDMSPRTAVIGAEPLTAASMQAALENNGPVTLKDIDPFVDGAAVKRVGNFTYQVVDKQRSRLHMMAISEGAVCTEMLDLYQNEGIVAEPAGALSVAALKTMPIAPGQVIVCIISGGNNDVLRYNEIVERSLVHQGLKHYFLVNFPQEPGQLRHFLNEVLGPDDDITRFEYLKRNNRDTGAALVGVQLGRASDLEALLERMAVSKIYCQQLRPGTPEYDFLT, from the coding sequence ATGACTGATCACGAAAAACTGGAAAATAAAGCTCAACCAGCAGAAATCTCCGCAATCCGTGCGGCTGACATTCAACTGGCGCAGGCGCGAATTTCCACCGTGATCGCCCCCACGCCGCTGCAGTTTTGCCCCCGACTTTCCGAAGCCACCGGTGCCCAGGTGTACTTGAAGCGCGAAGACCTGCAAGACGTGCGCTCCTACAAGATTCGCGGTGCCTACAACAACATCGTCCAGCTCGACGAGCAGCAGCGCGCAGCAGGCATTGTTGCCGCTTCCGCGGGCAATCACGCGCAAGGCGTGGCCTACGCGTGCAACGCACTCGGTATCAAGGGGCGCATCTATGTGCCTGAATCCACTCCAAAGCAGAAACTCAGCCGGATCCTGGTCCACGGCAAAGAGTGGGTGGAGCTGAAGCTGGCCGGCGCCAACTTTGATGAAGCCTCCGCTGCAGCGCATGAGGACGCCGAGCGCACCGGAGCGACCATGGTGGAGCCGTTCGACGCCCGCGATACCATCATCGGCCAGGGCACGGTAGCTGCCGAGATCCTGTCGCAGCTTTCGGCTACCGGTAAACACCCGGATGCCGTCGTCGTGCCAGTAGGCGGAGGCGGGCTGCTGGCCGGTGTGCTGTCCTACCTGCACGACATGTCCCCGCGCACCGCCGTCATTGGTGCCGAGCCACTCACCGCCGCCTCCATGCAAGCGGCACTGGAAAACAACGGTCCAGTAACCCTCAAGGACATTGATCCCTTTGTCGATGGTGCTGCCGTCAAACGGGTGGGCAATTTCACCTACCAGGTGGTGGACAAACAGCGGTCCCGACTGCACATGATGGCCATTTCCGAAGGCGCCGTCTGCACCGAAATGCTGGATCTTTATCAAAACGAGGGCATCGTAGCTGAGCCCGCAGGTGCGCTCAGCGTTGCTGCTCTGAAAACCATGCCAATTGCACCCGGCCAGGTGATCGTCTGCATCATCTCAGGCGGCAACAACGATGTGTTGCGCTACAACGAGATCGTCGAGCGCTCGCTGGTGCATCAGGGGCTCAAGCACTACTTCCTCGTGAATTTCCCACAGGAGCCAGGCCAGCTGCGCCACTTCCTCAACGAGGTCCTCGGCCCAGACGATGACATCACTCGCTTCGAGTATTTGAAACGTAACAATCGCGATACTGGTGCAGCGCTCGTCGGTGTCCAACTGGGCCGTGCGAGCGACCTTGAGGCACTGCTGGAGCGCATGGCGGTGTCAAAGATCTACTGCCAGCAGCTGCGCCCCGGAACCCCGGAGTATGACTTCTTAACCTAG
- the treZ gene encoding malto-oligosyltrehalose trehalohydrolase, with protein MSVFEVWAPNAIDVRLEVDGTSHVMTARDGGWWASAVEQVPGQRYGFSLFDGHNWSQLVPDPRTTEQPDGVHGLSMVSDRGFKWTDHEWTGRVLPGQVLYELHVGTFTPEGTFAGVIEKLDYLKELGVTTIELMPVQPFSGDRNWGYDGVQWHAVHEGYGGRHGLKELVNAAHNAGLAVVMDCVFNHFGPEGNYNGMFGPYTQAGSTPWGDIVNLSGFGSDAVRAYIHDAVRMWFEEFHVDGIRLDAVQTLWDPGAIHLLEQLTYLKNEIEATTGIPRVLIAESDQNDPRLVGAQQSGGYGLDGQWIDDIHHALHTLVSGEQHAYYSDFGTTEVLATTIKNVFFHAETFSTFRGRIHGRRLDTTIVPASKFVTYTTTHDQVGNRATGDRPSMNLSPAQQVLKAAVIYSLPFTPMLFMGEEFGATTPFAFFVSHTDPELLRLTREGRLNEFKRSGWSPEEVPDPGEESTFLASKLDWSFDSDQQQILEAYRILLRLRRELRLARPYLEHLEVQYDEHWLMFSHEDVAFVANFSADPVTVPVGGELVYTFTAPQVGEEETVLDAWGFALIKLG; from the coding sequence ATGTCTGTTTTCGAAGTCTGGGCTCCCAACGCAATCGATGTCCGTCTTGAGGTCGATGGAACCTCCCATGTGATGACCGCGCGCGACGGCGGCTGGTGGGCGAGCGCAGTCGAACAGGTCCCGGGCCAGCGCTATGGTTTTAGCCTTTTCGACGGCCACAACTGGTCTCAACTAGTTCCCGACCCTCGTACCACTGAGCAGCCTGACGGTGTTCATGGGCTGTCTATGGTCAGTGACCGTGGCTTCAAGTGGACGGACCATGAGTGGACCGGCCGTGTGTTGCCTGGTCAAGTGCTCTATGAACTGCATGTGGGCACGTTTACGCCGGAAGGAACCTTCGCCGGGGTCATTGAGAAGCTGGATTATTTGAAGGAACTGGGTGTCACCACCATCGAACTCATGCCAGTGCAGCCCTTCAGCGGCGATCGGAACTGGGGCTACGACGGAGTTCAGTGGCACGCGGTGCACGAAGGCTACGGCGGGCGCCACGGTCTGAAGGAGCTGGTCAACGCTGCCCACAATGCTGGCCTCGCGGTGGTCATGGACTGCGTGTTCAACCACTTCGGCCCCGAGGGAAACTACAACGGCATGTTTGGGCCCTACACCCAAGCCGGCAGCACCCCGTGGGGCGACATTGTCAACCTCAGTGGCTTCGGTTCGGATGCGGTGCGAGCCTATATCCATGATGCTGTGCGGATGTGGTTTGAGGAGTTTCACGTGGACGGCATCCGGCTCGACGCTGTCCAAACGCTCTGGGATCCCGGTGCCATTCATCTGTTGGAACAGCTCACCTATCTAAAGAACGAAATCGAAGCGACCACGGGCATTCCCAGAGTGTTGATCGCCGAATCAGATCAGAACGATCCTCGTCTCGTCGGTGCCCAACAGTCAGGTGGCTACGGTTTGGACGGCCAGTGGATTGATGACATCCACCACGCCCTGCACACCCTAGTATCGGGAGAACAGCACGCCTACTACTCTGATTTTGGCACCACGGAAGTTCTTGCTACCACCATCAAGAACGTGTTCTTCCATGCCGAGACTTTTTCCACCTTCCGCGGGCGGATTCACGGCCGACGCCTGGATACGACAATCGTGCCAGCATCGAAGTTCGTCACGTACACCACCACGCACGATCAGGTGGGTAACCGCGCGACGGGCGACCGCCCTTCGATGAACCTCTCCCCTGCCCAGCAAGTATTGAAGGCAGCAGTCATTTACAGCTTGCCGTTTACTCCGATGCTGTTCATGGGCGAAGAGTTCGGCGCCACAACCCCCTTCGCCTTCTTCGTCTCACACACCGATCCGGAGCTGCTGCGACTCACCCGTGAGGGCCGCCTGAATGAATTCAAGCGCAGCGGATGGTCGCCAGAAGAGGTTCCGGACCCTGGTGAGGAAAGCACATTTCTTGCCTCGAAACTCGACTGGTCCTTTGACTCGGACCAGCAGCAGATTCTTGAGGCCTATCGGATCTTGCTGCGACTGCGCCGCGAGCTGCGCCTAGCGCGCCCGTACCTCGAACACCTCGAGGTACAGTACGACGAACACTGGCTGATGTTCAGCCACGAAGACGTAGCATTCGTGGCCAACTTCTCAGCCGATCCTGTGACGGTTCCGGTCGGTGGCGAGCTCGTCTACACCTTTACCGCGCCTCAGGTCGGAGAGGAAGAGACGGTGCTCGACGCCTGGGGTTTCGCGCTGATCAAACTAGGTTAA
- the rarD gene encoding EamA family transporter RarD → MMYAVLAYLMWGGFAAFFPLLEPASPPEILAHRIVWTAGIMLLLIVVRGSIKELKAADRATWLLVSVASFFIAINWLTYVVAVNSGHVAEAALGYFINPLVNVLLGMVFLGERLRPLQKLSVVIAAIAVIILAALAGQPPLLGLTLAFSFGIYGLIKKRVQLSAEASLAAETLVLFPIAAGYWIYLAVQGTSTFASEGVGHAALLISSGLITAIPLLLFSHAAKLVPLSTIGMLQYMTPTMQMLWAVLVMHEQLQQIRWIGFIIIWVSVAIFLADIWLVSREK, encoded by the coding sequence ATGATGTACGCAGTGCTTGCCTACTTGATGTGGGGCGGATTCGCCGCCTTCTTCCCCCTGCTGGAACCGGCCAGCCCGCCGGAGATCCTGGCACATCGCATCGTGTGGACCGCAGGCATCATGCTGCTACTCATCGTGGTGCGCGGCTCTATCAAGGAGCTAAAAGCTGCAGACCGAGCCACGTGGTTGTTGGTGTCGGTGGCGTCTTTCTTCATCGCTATTAACTGGCTGACGTACGTCGTGGCGGTGAACTCGGGGCATGTGGCGGAAGCTGCGCTAGGTTACTTCATCAACCCGCTGGTCAATGTGCTGCTGGGAATGGTATTCCTCGGGGAACGGCTGCGACCGCTACAAAAGCTCAGCGTGGTCATCGCAGCCATCGCGGTCATCATCTTGGCAGCGCTCGCGGGTCAGCCACCCTTGCTCGGCCTCACCCTCGCATTTTCTTTCGGAATCTACGGCTTGATCAAGAAGCGGGTCCAGCTCTCCGCCGAAGCGTCACTCGCCGCCGAGACCTTGGTGCTCTTCCCCATTGCTGCTGGCTATTGGATCTACCTGGCGGTACAGGGCACGTCGACGTTCGCGTCGGAAGGTGTCGGCCATGCTGCGCTGCTCATCAGCTCCGGACTCATCACTGCGATCCCACTGCTGCTCTTTAGCCACGCAGCCAAGCTCGTTCCGCTGTCGACCATCGGGATGCTGCAATACATGACCCCGACCATGCAGATGCTGTGGGCAGTACTGGTCATGCACGAACAGCTTCAGCAGATCCGCTGGATCGGATTCATCATCATTTGGGTATCGGTGGCGATCTTCCTGGCCGACATCTGGCTGGTTAGCCGGGAAAAGTAG
- a CDS encoding GyrI-like domain-containing protein gives MITEFQLLDAPAVPTVVVKRAEVAATHLPELFDATFARFHAAIAEGVVAPSGPPFGLYLRMEDTLDIEIGFPGVLQSPDENLVASELPAGRIASAQYWGSFDGLPLAWAEFVSHVAGQGLSVAGPCWESYVTMPEPNMDPTTIRTDLFCAVS, from the coding sequence ATGATCACTGAGTTCCAGCTTCTGGATGCCCCTGCGGTACCGACGGTCGTCGTTAAGCGCGCGGAAGTTGCGGCGACGCACCTGCCTGAGCTTTTCGACGCCACCTTCGCCCGCTTCCACGCGGCCATCGCCGAGGGAGTTGTGGCGCCCTCCGGTCCGCCGTTTGGCCTGTATTTGCGCATGGAAGACACCCTGGACATCGAGATCGGCTTCCCTGGGGTTTTACAGTCTCCCGATGAGAACCTAGTGGCTTCCGAATTGCCCGCCGGCCGGATCGCTTCTGCACAGTACTGGGGTAGCTTTGATGGTTTGCCGTTGGCTTGGGCCGAGTTCGTGAGTCACGTTGCAGGTCAGGGGCTATCCGTCGCGGGACCGTGCTGGGAGAGCTATGTCACCATGCCGGAACCAAATATGGATCCCACCACCATCCGCACGGATCTTTTCTGCGCAGTGTCTTGA
- a CDS encoding RluA family pseudouridine synthase — protein MRESRQLPVPEGLAGMRVDAALAKLLGLSRTVAAELAEAGDVLIDGQQVSKSDRLTSDTWLDVTLPEPPAPLVPKAELVPGMNILYSDQDVIVVDKPVGVAAHPTVGWEGPTVVGGLAAAGFRISTSGPPERKGIVQRLDVGTSGVMVVAASERGYTVLKRAFRDRTVTKTYHALVQGHPDPTTGTIEAPIGRHPSAGWRFAVTTDGKPSVTHYETIEAFREATLLEVHLETGRTHQIRVHFSSLHHPCCGDPMYGSDPNLSKRLGLIRQWLHAVKLGFHHPADGRYLEIESPYPADLQHALDVLRA, from the coding sequence ATGCGTGAATCACGTCAACTCCCAGTTCCTGAGGGACTCGCGGGCATGCGTGTCGACGCCGCGCTGGCCAAACTCCTAGGCCTGTCCCGCACCGTTGCCGCCGAGCTCGCCGAAGCCGGAGACGTGCTTATCGACGGCCAACAGGTCAGCAAATCCGATCGCCTGACGTCCGACACCTGGCTCGATGTCACCTTGCCGGAGCCTCCGGCGCCGTTGGTTCCGAAAGCGGAGCTCGTGCCGGGGATGAACATTTTGTACTCAGATCAGGATGTCATTGTCGTCGATAAGCCCGTGGGCGTGGCGGCGCACCCGACGGTTGGCTGGGAAGGACCCACGGTGGTCGGGGGACTGGCTGCGGCGGGGTTTCGCATTTCTACTTCCGGACCGCCGGAACGCAAGGGCATCGTGCAGCGCTTGGATGTCGGAACGTCGGGCGTGATGGTGGTGGCCGCCTCGGAGCGCGGATACACGGTGCTCAAGCGCGCTTTCCGGGACCGTACCGTGACCAAGACCTACCACGCATTGGTGCAGGGCCATCCGGATCCAACCACCGGCACTATCGAAGCCCCTATCGGTCGGCATCCGTCGGCGGGTTGGCGTTTCGCGGTCACGACGGATGGCAAGCCCTCGGTGACGCATTATGAAACCATTGAGGCTTTTCGCGAGGCGACGTTGCTCGAAGTGCACCTGGAAACCGGGCGCACCCACCAGATTCGCGTGCACTTTTCCTCGCTGCACCACCCGTGCTGTGGTGATCCGATGTACGGCTCCGATCCGAACCTCAGTAAGCGACTCGGGTTGATCCGGCAGTGGCTGCATGCGGTCAAGCTTGGGTTCCATCACCCCGCGGATGGCCGCTATCTGGAAATTGAATCGCCTTACCCGGCCGACCTGCAGCATGCCCTGGACGTTTTGCGGGCATGA
- a CDS encoding choice-of-anchor I family protein produces MKTRFGAIATALAASATLMLTSTAQAAIVAAPITQIAAGATITDIKPIGTHETGVFEKSAAEIVVYHAASKRLMVVNALSGSITVLDASDPTKLTELHTVSAGAGTTVNSVAVRADGLAVAAVEPENKTDNGSVIFFDAAGKGEILGSLPVGALPDMVTISEDGKYALVANEGEPAVDYSVDPDGSVSVITLPKNLAAATEVNTATFDAFEGKLPEGVRVFGPKGTDVQNLEPEYISTKDGKAYVTLQENNAVAVIDIATATVEKLLPLGTVDHSVVPFDFSDKDGKVELRNAPVKALLLPDAIGTYTAGGQTYFVTANEGDSRDWDGYSEEKRVAKLKLSEGFQGLTAEEIEALQAEENLGRLKVTTSLGKNDAGTYDELYAFGGRGFSIFDAEGNRVFNSDAQFEEILSGIDGVLFNSDHTENTLDDRSDDKGPEAEGLAIGKIGDRTFAFIGLERVSGVMIYDITDPSAAKFEAYINNRDFTADPTTAAAGDLGPEGLTFIPAAQSPNGKPLLAVGNEVSGSTTVYEITAPVVEQKEESSSSSSDGSSTGSSFGIFAAILAVLGVAGAAIQHIPGLHQQIIDMIHRAMGK; encoded by the coding sequence GTGAAGACCCGCTTCGGCGCCATCGCCACCGCCTTGGCCGCCAGTGCCACCCTCATGCTGACCTCTACCGCTCAGGCGGCCATCGTTGCAGCGCCTATCACCCAAATCGCCGCAGGTGCCACCATCACCGATATCAAGCCGATCGGCACGCACGAGACTGGCGTCTTCGAAAAGTCTGCTGCGGAAATCGTCGTCTACCACGCCGCCTCCAAGCGCCTCATGGTAGTTAACGCCCTCTCCGGTTCCATCACTGTCCTGGATGCGTCCGACCCAACGAAGCTCACCGAGCTGCACACCGTCTCCGCTGGCGCAGGCACCACTGTCAACTCCGTAGCTGTGCGTGCCGACGGCCTCGCCGTTGCAGCCGTCGAACCTGAGAACAAGACCGACAACGGCTCCGTCATTTTCTTTGACGCTGCTGGCAAGGGTGAAATCCTCGGATCCCTGCCAGTGGGCGCTCTCCCAGACATGGTCACCATTTCTGAGGACGGCAAATACGCTCTCGTCGCCAACGAAGGCGAGCCAGCCGTAGACTACTCCGTCGACCCTGACGGCTCCGTCTCCGTCATCACCTTGCCAAAGAACCTCGCAGCAGCCACCGAGGTCAACACCGCTACCTTCGACGCATTCGAAGGCAAGCTCCCAGAAGGCGTGCGCGTCTTTGGCCCAAAGGGCACCGATGTACAGAACCTGGAGCCTGAGTACATTTCCACCAAGGACGGCAAGGCTTACGTGACGCTGCAGGAGAACAACGCCGTGGCTGTCATTGATATCGCTACCGCGACCGTCGAAAAGCTCCTGCCACTGGGCACGGTCGATCACTCCGTGGTCCCGTTCGACTTCTCCGATAAGGACGGCAAGGTCGAGCTGCGCAACGCTCCAGTCAAGGCCCTGCTGCTTCCTGACGCCATCGGCACCTACACCGCTGGCGGCCAGACCTACTTCGTCACCGCCAACGAGGGCGATTCTCGCGACTGGGATGGCTACTCTGAGGAAAAGCGCGTCGCCAAGCTGAAGCTGTCTGAAGGCTTCCAGGGCCTGACCGCTGAGGAAATCGAAGCCCTCCAGGCCGAAGAGAATCTGGGCCGCCTGAAGGTCACCACCTCCCTAGGCAAGAACGACGCCGGCACCTACGATGAGCTCTACGCCTTCGGTGGCCGCGGCTTCTCGATCTTCGATGCCGAGGGCAACCGAGTCTTCAACTCCGATGCCCAGTTCGAAGAGATCCTCTCCGGCATTGACGGCGTGCTGTTCAACTCCGACCACACCGAGAACACGCTCGACGACCGCTCAGATGACAAGGGCCCAGAGGCTGAAGGCCTGGCCATCGGCAAGATCGGCGACCGTACCTTTGCCTTCATCGGCCTGGAGCGCGTCTCCGGCGTCATGATCTACGACATCACCGATCCGTCCGCCGCGAAGTTCGAGGCCTACATCAACAACCGCGACTTCACCGCCGACCCAACCACCGCTGCTGCTGGCGACCTCGGCCCAGAAGGCCTGACCTTCATCCCAGCTGCGCAGTCTCCAAACGGCAAGCCACTACTCGCCGTCGGCAACGAGGTCTCTGGCAGCACCACTGTCTACGAGATCACCGCGCCAGTAGTCGAGCAGAAGGAAGAGTCCTCCTCGAGCTCTTCTGATGGCTCCTCCACCGGCTCTTCCTTCGGTATCTTCGCAGCCATCCTCGCTGTTCTGGGTGTGGCCGGAGCTGCCATCCAGCACATCCCTGGCCTGCACCAGCAGATCATCGACATGATCCACCGCGCAATGGGCAAGTAA